The region TTGGCAATCGTTGGTGGGTTAGCGGCTCAGTTGGGGTTGGTGTTGCTGGGGCGCCAGGACTTGGCCGCCGTGGGTATTAACGGCCTATTGTTGATCGTGTTGCCGGTGCTGGTCACGGAAGGCTGTGCATGGCTGGTAGAACGCGCGCAGCCACGCAACCCCTTCGTCTATATCTTCTGCTCCGGCTTTTTTGCCGCCGCGCTGTCGGCACTGCTCTGCCTGTTGGCCGCATTGGGTCTGCTGTGGTTCGACGGCCGTTTTGCAATGCCGGAATGGCTGGAAGACTTCGTCGGTTACCTGTGGCTGATCATTTTCCCCGAAGCGTTTATCAACGGCATGGTCATTAGTGCCCTGGTGGTGTTTTGCCCTGAGTGGCTGGAGACATTCAATCGCACGCGCTACCTCTCGGCACCGTGGAAGGACGACGATTCGCGGCGTTGACCCAGATCAAATCCCATGCAGGCGCACAGGCTCATTCTTTGCAAAATTTCCGGGAGCAACGATCATGAGTGTGTACGAGTGGGCACGGCAGGAATTGCGCAGAAGCCAGGACGCAGCACAGGAAGTCGGTTTTGACCCCGGCTTGACCCTACGCGCCATGCTCAGCGCCGTGGTGCAGCAGAGCAAGGGCGTACGCAGTTTTGAAGACTTGGCCGACGAGCTGCAATACCTTGCAGAGAATCTCGACGACCAGCAGGAATATGCCTTTATGCGGCCTTAATGGCGCAGCGGCAGATCTTCGGAGAACAGTTCGTCCTCTGCATCCGGGCTGACCGGAATCTTGTGTTCTTCCGACGCCCAGGCACCGAGGTCGATAAGTTTGCAACGGTCCGAGCAGAACGGCCGGTTGGGGTTGGTCGCTGTCCATTCTACGGGGGCACCGCAGGTTGGGCATTCGACGGTCAGGGGTTGGCTCATGATCGGCCTCCACGCAAAGTAAGGTAAAAGTGGTGCAGTCGCTCGACCTCGCTGTGCAGCCAGGCGAGGTCCTGGTCATTGACCAGCACGTCATCGGCATGGTTCAGGCGGTCTTCGCGGCTGGACTGGGCCTTGAGGATCGCCTGCACCTGATGTTCGCTGATGCCGTCGCGCTGCAGGGTACGCTGAATCTGCAGTGATTGCGGCACGTCTATCACCAGGATGCGCTGGGTCATGCTGTACTGGCCGGACTCGATCAGCAGCGGCGACACCAGAATCGCGTAAGGCGAACGCGCGCGCGCCAGATGGCTGCGAATCTCCTCGCCAATCAACGGGTGCAGCAAGGCTTCCAGCCAGCGGCGCTCCTCAGGTGATTCAAAGATCAGCTTACGCAACGCGGCGCGGTCGAGTTGGCCGTCGGGCAGAAGCACGCCGGCACCGAAATGCTCGGCGATCCGCGCCAGTGCCGGCCGGCCGGGCTCGACCACCCAGCGTGCGGCATGGTCGGCGTCGACCGAATCAATGCCCAGGTCGATAAAGTGCTGGGCGGCTGCGCTTTTGCCGCTGCCGATACCGCCAGTAAGGCCAAGAATCCAGGGTGTTGCGACAGAAGTGGTCATCTGAAACCGACAGACTGCAAATAGAAGTCGGTTATTTGACCACCCCAGAGCAATGCAATCCAGCCGGCAATTGCCAGGCACGGGCCAAACGGCATCGGTATCGAAGCCTGGGACCTGCGCAAGCGCATCAGGATCAAGCCGGCGAGCACGCCTAGCAGCGATGAGATCAGTAGCGTCATCGGCAGAATCTGCCAACCACCCCAGGCACCGAGCAGGGCCAATAACTTGAAGTCGCCATAGCCCATGCCGTCCTTGCCGGTGATCAGCTTGAACAGCCAGAACACCGTCCACAGGCTCATATAGCCTATGACTGCGCCCCACAGCGCATTGGGCAGCGTCGTCAACACGTCGAAGCTATTGAGGATCAGCCCGAGCCATAGCAGCGGCAACACCAGAACGTCCGGCAACAGTTGATGATCCACGTCGATCAGGCTCATGGCCAGCAACCCCCAGCTCAACACCATCACCGCGCCAGCTTGCCAACCGAAACCAAAATGCCAGGCAACCAGAGCTGAGCCCAGCGCGCAGGCCAGTTCGGTGATGGGGTAGCGGCTACTGATAGGTTCACGACAATGGGCGCAACGGCCCCTGAGTATCAGGTAGCTGAGCAGCGGGATATTTTCCCAGGCACGAATCGGCTGGTCGCAATGCGGGCAGC is a window of Pseudomonas antarctica DNA encoding:
- a CDS encoding energy-coupling factor ABC transporter permease, with product MISAAVLAPETLGIGWLLYAPLVMWAILRSPWVELFADRRRQHLLFGTVFALFMLWLVRRDFDTGVSYHFIGMTAVTLLLDWPLAIVGGLAAQLGLVLLGRQDLAAVGINGLLLIVLPVLVTEGCAWLVERAQPRNPFVYIFCSGFFAAALSALLCLLAALGLLWFDGRFAMPEWLEDFVGYLWLIIFPEAFINGMVISALVVFCPEWLETFNRTRYLSAPWKDDDSRR
- the yacG gene encoding DNA gyrase inhibitor YacG, translating into MSQPLTVECPTCGAPVEWTATNPNRPFCSDRCKLIDLGAWASEEHKIPVSPDAEDELFSEDLPLRH
- the coaE gene encoding dephospho-CoA kinase (Dephospho-CoA kinase (CoaE) performs the final step in coenzyme A biosynthesis.) → MTTSVATPWILGLTGGIGSGKSAAAQHFIDLGIDSVDADHAARWVVEPGRPALARIAEHFGAGVLLPDGQLDRAALRKLIFESPEERRWLEALLHPLIGEEIRSHLARARSPYAILVSPLLIESGQYSMTQRILVIDVPQSLQIQRTLQRDGISEHQVQAILKAQSSREDRLNHADDVLVNDQDLAWLHSEVERLHHFYLTLRGGRS
- a CDS encoding prepilin peptidase, with protein sequence MSLLPSEQSWVFIGMALALGLIVGSFINVLVWRLPKMLEREWRAQAQEVLGLPADRANPTYNLIHPNSCCPHCDQPIRAWENIPLLSYLILRGRCAHCREPISSRYPITELACALGSALVAWHFGFGWQAGAVMVLSWGLLAMSLIDVDHQLLPDVLVLPLLWLGLILNSFDVLTTLPNALWGAVIGYMSLWTVFWLFKLITGKDGMGYGDFKLLALLGAWGGWQILPMTLLISSLLGVLAGLILMRLRRSQASIPMPFGPCLAIAGWIALLWGGQITDFYLQSVGFR